One genomic segment of Garra rufa chromosome 13, GarRuf1.0, whole genome shotgun sequence includes these proteins:
- the zar1 gene encoding zygote arrest protein 1, with translation MATYGNETVDNYLYSSYNPYSYKYPKFKGWRQKAYVTNYGEGETYFDNHHRAQLKSILSQINPNLTPRLRKANTKDVGIQVNPKTDASIQCSLGPRTLLARKRDALRRGRQEIQTPGSPISGGVRFPRTQAVYSPVESRRLVSLFREEEDEEKDTEPEATQTVESAEKDERKEDEESVKEPLSPEKNENKQTETNENKNEPLKTGQDEVKSKARVRFQFLEQKYGYYHCKDCNLRWESAYVWCVQGTNKVYFKQFCRTCQKSFNPYRVEDITCQTCKKTRCTCPVTSRHVDPKRPHRQDLCGRCKGKRLSCDSTFSFKYII, from the exons ATGGCTACATATGGTAACGAGACAGTCGACAACTATCTTTACTCTTCTTACAACCCTTATTCCTACAAATACCCCAAGTTCAAGGGCTGGAGACAGAAAGCTTACGTCACCAACTACGGTGAAGGCGAGACCTACTTCGATAATCACCACAGGGCGCAGCTCAAGTCCATCTTGTCTCAGATCAACCCGAACCTCACCCCGCGTCTGAGGAAAGCCAACACCAAAGACGTGGGGATCCAGGTCAACCCGAAGACCGACGCGTCCATCCAGTGTTCTCTGGGCCCGCGGACGCTTCTGGCGCGGAAGCGAGATGCCCTCCGTCGGGGGCGACAGGAGATCCAGACCCCAGGGAGCCCCATCAGCGGCGGCGTGCGCTTTCCGCGCACTCAAGCCGTTTACTCTCCGGTCGAGTCCAGGAGACTAGTGTCCCTCTTCAgggaggaggaggatgaggagaagGACACGGAGCCTGAGGCCACTCAGACGGTGGAGAGTGCTGAGAAAGACGAGCGCAAAGAGGATGAGGAGAGCGTGAAGGAGCCGCTTAGTCCCGagaaaaacgaaaacaaacagACGGAAACAAATGAGAACAAAAACGAGCCGCTGAAAACCGGACAAGATGAAGTCAAATCCAAGGCTCGCGTGAGGTTCCAG TTTTTGGAGCAGAAGTACGGTTACTACCATTGCAAAGACTGCAACCTACGCTGGGAAAGTGCTTATGTGTGGTGTGTCCAAGGCACAAACAAG GTGTATTTCAAGCAGTTTTGCAGAACATGTCAGAAATCATTCAACCCATACCGGGTTGAGGACATAACCTGTCAG ACTTGCAAGAAGACTCGCTGTACATGTCCTGTAACGTCACGTCATGTGGACCCCAAAAGACCTCACCGACAGGATCTGTGCGGCCGCTGCAAAGGCAAGCGTCTCTCCTGCGACAGCACTTTCAGCTTCAAATACATCATCTAG